The genomic segment TGAGCCTACAGGCGGCATTGATTTGGACAATTTTAGTGCGATATTGGAAATTGCGCTGAAGGCCGGTGTGCCTCAAGTCATCCCGCATGTGTACACTTCGATTATTGACCCGGCTACTGGCGAGACAAGACCTGAACAGGTGAGGCAGCTGCTAGACTCTCTCAAGCAATTGGTAGATAAATATGAGTAAAATGGCTGCGTTCGGCGAGGTCATGATGCGGCTTGAAACGCCTGGCTACAGTACGCTTGCGCAGGAAAATCAGCTGAAATATTCCTTCTCGGGCAGCGGTGTCAATGTGTTATCGGCTATGTCCCGGTTTGGCCATGAGGCATATCTCATTTCGGCCTTGCCTGACAATGCGCTGGGAGAGGCGGCCGTAGCCAATTTGCGCAAGCTGGGATTATCGACCCGCCATATTATGCGTTCAGGACAGTATATGGGCATGTACTTCTTGGAGAAGGGGTTTGGCGCAAGGGCAAGCAAGGTAACGTATACGGACCGATTGGGCAGCAGCTTCAATACGGCTTCATTTAGCGATGAGCAGTTGGCGGCAGCCGTTGCAGAGGTGGACGTCATCCATTTTTGCGGCATTACGCTGGCGATGAACGATCAGGTGCGCAGCAGCATGATGCGTCTTGCTCGGGAAGCCAAGCGACAGGGGCGGAAAATTGTATTTGATTGCAATTATCGGCCGACGCTGTGGGGGAAGGATGGCTATGAGCGCGCAAAACCTCATTACGAGCAGCTGCTTGAGCTTGCGGATGTGGTGATGATGAACGAAAAGGACGCCATGTTTGTGCTTGGCATGCAGGCAGCTGCGCTCGAGCGGGAGCAGCAGTTGAAGGAGTTGCTTCCGGCCGTGGCGAAACAATATGATATTGAGACTATAGCGGGCACTCATCGCCGCATTAACGGGGACAATACGCATTCGCTAAAGGGATTTATATTCAGCAAGGAGCGTCTTATTATGGGCAGAGAGCACAGCTTTTCTGTTCATGATCGCGTAGGTGCGGGCGATGCTTATGCCAGCGGTATTATAGACGGCCTGCTGCGCGGGCTTCCTTTGGAGCAGGTAGTTGAATTTGCGGCTGCTGCTGCAAGGCTGGCCCATACGATTCAGGGAGATACGCCGCTGTCGACGCGCGAGGATATTGAGAAGGCTGTCCATAACGAGACAGGTGATGTGGAAAGGTAGGGGACATCTGGTGTCCATTTCGCGAAAAAAGGGTCCGCTCTATTTGCAAATTAAAAAAATTATAAAAGATCGGATCTTGCACGGCGTGTACCCGCTTGGGACTAACATCCCTGCGGAGCCGCAGTTGGAGCAGGAGTTTCAGGTAAGCAAGATGACGGTGCGCAATGCGATTCGCGAGCTGTCCACCGAAGGCTATGTTGAAAAAAAGAGCGGGGTAGGCACAATTGTGCTGCGCAATACGTCGCCCTCCAAATTATCCAAGGGCAAGCGCTTCACAGAGCTGCTGGTGGAGCAAGGGCATCGCATGGAGAAACGGCTGCTCGGAGCAGGGATGGTTCATACGCAGGCAGATTCTGAACTGCTGGAGCTGTTCGGCGAGAGCTGTCAGCGTATTGACCGGCTGTATTTGCTGGATGAGCAGCCGTATATTCATTTTCAGCATTACATTACGCCAGGCGTAGGACTGATGCAGGCCGAAAATGTTGAAGGCGCCTTATTCTCTTCCTTATATGAATGGCTGGAGGAGAAAAAAATCGCGCTGGAGAGCTTCCATGATCGCTTCCTAGTAGAAGCGGCAGCGGCAGAGAGCGCCGCCATTCTCGGGCTGGCTCCGGGAACGCCTGTGCTCAAGCGGCTGCGGCGCTCTCATGATAGCGAAGGCAACCTCATCGAATACAGCATCGGAATTTACAACACTCAGCTGCATCCTTATTTGGTCAGCTACGACGCTTGAGTAGAAGCTGGAGCATGGACAAGTTCCATACATTGAACAGCAAGCTAGCTGCACAAGGAAGAGCTATCGTAAAGCATATTTGCTTCGCGAGAGAGCTCTTCTTTTTTATATGACGGAAAGTTGTCCTGGACGCAAGTGCGACGGGGCTCTTTTTTATGCTATAAATTTCTATATTTGCTATACTGAAAGGGATTGGAAGATTGTTCTTGCGCAAATTAAAGAAGCGATAACAGGGTGATTATATGTATGACTATGTATGTGTATATTCGGATCAGCATTATAGTATAACAATTAGAACAGAAGTTATTGAAGCTTTTTTTGTTGAGACATTACATTTTGAACGAACCAGCCGATTAAAATTTTCTAAAATGATTTGCGGAGAGTTGGTTACTGCAAAAGGCATTTTTGCCAATCAGAATGGAAGCTATGCTTTTGATACATTAGATGATGTTAAGGAAATCAATTTGATTGAAATAGACATCCCCCAAGCAAGTACCGGGCAAATGGAAGACGCAATCGAAGAAATCGTTTATGCAATAGCCGAAGAATTTTCATGGATCGTGGATTTGCGGGAATGATGATGAAATGGAAGGGAGCTGCCTCTATGCTTGTCGTTCACTGGTCGCCAGTTAATAACACAAAAAATATTTTGAAAAATGGCATTACAAAAAGTCAAAACGGGGTGTTTCAATAGAGATGGGAAGCGATATAACGGTTTTATTTTCAGAGTGCAAGAGCAGGATTTGCCAGCCTATTTTAATCATTTTATAGGGGCTACAACGGGAGAGAAATTTGAGAAGCCTATAACAACGCTAGCACAGCTAGGGGAACAAATGAAAGAGACAATTGTTTGGCGAATTGGCGAGAGATCGCTATGGCATACAGAAGAGAGGTTTAGAGCCGATATCGACTTTTTAAAGCTGGGAAAAGAAGAAATCAAAAAACAGCCCTTAGTGTATAAGGAGACGTTAACGGATGCTGCTTTCATGGCATATATACTTGAGGACTATCAAATTGTATTAACAAAATCAATCGAGGCGAACCGAATCATTCGGGTTATACCGCCAACAGAGCAGTTCGGTACAATATTATATAAAAACAAGAAGCATAGATATGATAAAAGGCATTTAAAGGAAGCCCAGCGCTTCGATTAATGGCTCATATTTGGAGCATAAGGAGTTTTTATGGAAATTGAAATCAATATGTTTCTCATCATAGGCATTTTTATCGTGCTGATAGCGGGGTTTGTTCAAGGGTTAACCAGCTTCGGTTTCGCGTTAGTGACTATGCCTTTTTTGGTGAAAATGATTCCGCTGCAAGAGGTCGTTCCGATCGTTGTCATCCTCAGTCTATGCACAAATATTATCGTACTCCTCAATAGCTGGCAGCATGTCGCTATTCGAAAAATATGGATATTAATCTTATCGAGCCTATTGGCTGCGCCACTAGGAACCTTGTTGCTCGTTTATCTCAGTGCAGACCTTCTTAAGGGCTTCACGGGAATATTAATTATTGCTTTTGCCGTCTTATTGTTATCAGGGAAATCCTTCCCCATTCGTAATGATAAAATGGCTTTTATACCGATCGGCATGACAAGTGGCTTATTAAATGGAAGCATCTCGCTCAGCGGCCCTCCAGTTGCGCTGTTTTTGTCCAATCAGGGATACAGCAAAAATGAATTTAGAGCCAACATAACCGTTTATGGCGTTATTTTAAACATGATTACAATAGGTACATTTTTTTATAGCGGCCTAATGACACCAAAAGTGATGATGTACACATCGCTATTTGTTCCAAGCGTGTTGATCGGCGTTTTTATTGGCATTATAGCAATCAAAAGGTTAGACGACCAGCTGTTTAAAAAGCTGACCTTGTGGCTCATCATCCTCTCAGGGGTGTGGACGATTCTGGGTTCGCTGAAGCTCGTGTAGAGCCTATGAAACCATCAGAAAATAAAGTGATATTATAGCGGAGATTATTAGAGGATTGATTGGAAGCAGCCGTAAAGGCTTCTATTTCACCTGATATTAAATACGGAGGAGCACTTAATGATGAACATGGACAATATATACTTAATAACCGATATTCCGGGGTATTCTCCTCAGATCAGTCGACTGATTTCCATGATGAATTATGCAAGATTTACTACACTAGAGGCAGTGAAGGATTTATCGAAGGATCAGCTTGATTTTTTACTGGATGCTGAAAGCAATTCAATTGGTGCTT from the Paenibacillus sp. BIHB 4019 genome contains:
- a CDS encoding sugar kinase; the protein is MSKMAAFGEVMMRLETPGYSTLAQENQLKYSFSGSGVNVLSAMSRFGHEAYLISALPDNALGEAAVANLRKLGLSTRHIMRSGQYMGMYFLEKGFGARASKVTYTDRLGSSFNTASFSDEQLAAAVAEVDVIHFCGITLAMNDQVRSSMMRLAREAKRQGRKIVFDCNYRPTLWGKDGYERAKPHYEQLLELADVVMMNEKDAMFVLGMQAAALEREQQLKELLPAVAKQYDIETIAGTHRRINGDNTHSLKGFIFSKERLIMGREHSFSVHDRVGAGDAYASGIIDGLLRGLPLEQVVEFAAAAARLAHTIQGDTPLSTREDIEKAVHNETGDVER
- a CDS encoding GntR family transcriptional regulator, giving the protein MSISRKKGPLYLQIKKIIKDRILHGVYPLGTNIPAEPQLEQEFQVSKMTVRNAIRELSTEGYVEKKSGVGTIVLRNTSPSKLSKGKRFTELLVEQGHRMEKRLLGAGMVHTQADSELLELFGESCQRIDRLYLLDEQPYIHFQHYITPGVGLMQAENVEGALFSSLYEWLEEKKIALESFHDRFLVEAAAAESAAILGLAPGTPVLKRLRRSHDSEGNLIEYSIGIYNTQLHPYLVSYDA
- a CDS encoding sulfite exporter TauE/SafE family protein; the encoded protein is MEIEINMFLIIGIFIVLIAGFVQGLTSFGFALVTMPFLVKMIPLQEVVPIVVILSLCTNIIVLLNSWQHVAIRKIWILILSSLLAAPLGTLLLVYLSADLLKGFTGILIIAFAVLLLSGKSFPIRNDKMAFIPIGMTSGLLNGSISLSGPPVALFLSNQGYSKNEFRANITVYGVILNMITIGTFFYSGLMTPKVMMYTSLFVPSVLIGVFIGIIAIKRLDDQLFKKLTLWLIILSGVWTILGSLKLV